Part of the Triticum urartu cultivar G1812 unplaced genomic scaffold, Tu2.1 TuUngrouped_contig_6038, whole genome shotgun sequence genome, TTTGCATGCTGAGTGTGATGATTCTAGGTTGTGGAGGTCCAGTCGGTTTCTACTATCCCTTCAGATGGTTCAGCTCTCTGTGCATACCAGTACTTCGAAAACGTGAGGAATTTCCTCACAGGCCTACAAGATTTAGGTCTCCCAACATTTGAGGTGTCCGACCTGGAAAAGGTGACACTATCATTTTCAGTTAAATCTAGACGTCTACGGCTAATCCCCTTGGGAGTACAGTTTTGCAGTGTTAACTCCTGCCTCATACTGCACTTTCAAAGGAATGTTGCTTCAGCTTGTGCAAAAAACATGCATTGTGTTTCTTTCGCCACAGTGAACTTAACGAATTCGTCTTAAACTCAACTATAGGGTGGACAAGGGGTCCGAGTTGTAGACTGTGTTCTTGCCCTCAAGTCATTTGCTGAAACTAAGCAACTCGGCAAACAATCTTTATTTAAACATGGCGGCATTGTAAAGCCTTCAATGTCTGCAAAATGCTCTGTTCGTAAGAACGAACCTTTTATGAAGGCGATGACGAGGAGTCACTCAGCTGAGCTACTCCGGGATGGCGTATCACTGGAGCAAACTTTAGGTCTTGATTGTTCCCTAGAACCCGCTGAAACAGTAAGTGCCTATTCATTCAAAGACAGAATAGTTAGTACTCTATATATTTGCGGCTCTTACATCAAACTAGGTGATTTTCTTTACTCTGAAATTATATTTGTTACATTCGCGGTTGTAGATTACTTCAGACTCCATCAGAATGCTTGTTCAAACAATTCTATCAGATAAGAAACCAGAAGAAGTTCCATTGGTGAGCCTACTGGATAATTTACTTTTTACGCAACGTGATTCACGAGGATCAATTTTTGTATAAGGGGCTCTGCTAATTTGCAGCTTGTAGAATCACTCTTGAGCAAGGTTATTCATGAATTTGAGCGTCGTATGGCAAACCAGAATGATTTGGTATGTTCACATATTTCAGTTTGTTCTGATGACCTTGTAGTTGTGGTTATGCTACCTCATGCGCTGCTGGACTAATAGAGAACTCTTAATAGGTGAAATACACTATAGATCCTAATGACAGTAGCTCAGTATGTAAAACAGAGTCATCAGACACACCACAGGAAATGGAGGCAACTTCCACCAGCGATCATGGGAAGGTATCTATTTTGTTGTCTTGACATATCTAACATACTGTTGAAATGAAATTTATTCCCTTTTCCATGGCTGAAATGGATAAATAACCAAGTATTTTTCATTGACTCGCTAATAATGTAAAGATGGACGAAGAAGATCACGAGTCTGTCACTAATCATGTGAAGACGGACGAAGAAGACAACAGTTGTGTCACTAATAACGTGAAGATGGACGACGAAGATCACAATTCTGTGGGTAGTACGGGAGATGTCAGTGCTGTTGTGCTGGTGAACGGTGATAGCGTGGCAAAAGACATACAGGCAAGGGCAGATATACATTTTGAGCTACAAAAGAAACAGATCCAGGTATTTATAAAGTTCAAGCTTCTTTTCTGATTTCTGTTACTTTGCATTTCCACCATCTTCCTCTGGGTGTTGATGTTTTCTGTAGGATATGAAAAGTAACCTTTGTACTGTTAAGTCTGGGATAGAGCAGTTCAAATTGCAATACTCTGAAGACCTTGCTAAGCTTGGTAAACCAAATCCTCAGTTTTGGGCGTTTATAATATTTTATACATTTTTTTTCGAAATCATTGAAGCCATCTTATGTTCTTTCTTGTTGAAATAGGAAATCATCTGCGCACTATTTCTCATGCGGCTTCTGGGTATCATAAAGTTCTCGAGGAAAACCGTAAGCTGTACAACCAAATACAGGATCTTAGAGGTACTATTGTTTGAGTCATACAAAATGAGGTCTTCATGATTGCAGACTCATCCTTCGTGGTGGAACGCTGCATACTAATACTTCAATTTGTCCTTTGTCACCAGGGAATATTAGAGTGTACTGTCGAGTGAGACCTTTCCTGCCTGGAAAAGTAAGTTCCTCAAGCTGTGTTGCTGGCATAGAAGATAGAACTATCACTCTCATGACTTCATCGAAACAAGGAAAAGATGCGCGGAAATCTTTTACTTTCAATAGGGTCTTTGGGCCCTTAGCCACACAAGGTTGTACCTACAAGTTGCTCTACCGTGTTATTTCTTTTATATAGTAGTAGTATCTTTGGCAATCAAAATGACATGCACACTTTCATTACTGCAGCGGAGATCTTTGTTGACATGCAGCCTTTAGTCCGTTCTGTTCTTGATGGTTACAACGTATGTATATTTGCGTATGGCCAAACTGGGTCAGGGAAGACCTTTACAATGGTACACAATTTTCCCATCTTTGTGGTAATTTTAGTTTCATTGCAAAATCAAAACAATATTTTTGTGATGTTGCAGAGTGGTCCTAAAATACTGACAGAAGAAGGGCTTGGTGTCAATTATAGGGCTTTAAATGATCTGTTCGATATTCAAGCACAGAGGAGGGACACATTTTGTTATGAAATTTCTGTGCAGATGATGGAGATCTACAATGAACAAGTGAGAGATCTTCTTCACAGTGGTCCAAACAAGAAATATCCTTTGCTGCTGGATTAGATACTGATCATGTCAGACTGTCAGTAGTCATCGTTATCCTAATACAAAAAAGAATCTCCTTTTTTTGACGATATACTTGATCTCCTTAACATCAATCAACATTAGAGATTCGAAATAGCTCTCAGAATGGCATTGCAGTTCCAGATGCAAACAGAGTTCCGGTCGCGTCAACCTCCGATGTGGTTGATTTGATGAATCTTGGTCAAAAGAACCGTGCAGTTTGCTCAACGGCTATGAATGAAAGAAGTAGTCGCTCCCATAGGTAGTGCTTGATTTTTGAATGTTGCCTTTCATGCCAACGTGGTGTTTTAGCTGATGGTTGAGAATTGCACTTTACAGTTGTGTAACAGTCCATGTTCAAGGGCGAGATTTAACATCAGGTACCGTGCTAAGAGGCTGCATGCATCTTGTGGATTTAGCTGGCAGCGAAAGAGTCGATAAATCCGAGGTTGTGGGAGACAGACTGAAGGAGGCACAACACATAAACAAGTCACTGGCAGCACTAGGGGATGTCATTGCATCCCTCGCCCAGAAAAATGCGCATGTTCCTTACCGGAATAGCAAACTTACTCAGTTACTGCAGGACTCTCTTGGTATCTCTAAAACTTGACATCCTTAATTTGCACCTTCTTGGAGCCGAAAATATGTATAATACTAATAATATGTGCTTGCTATTCTCAGGAGGACAAGCAAAAACATTGATGTTTGTTCACATAGCCCCCGAACCGGATGCCGTTGGTGAATCAATAAGCACTTTGAAGTTTGCTGAGAGAGTTGCCAGTGTTGAGCTTGGAGCAGCCAAGACAAACAAGGAAGGAGGAGAAGTCAAAGAGCTCAAGGAACAGGTTAATTTAGTTACCAGCCTCCTCTATGTTACTGTCATAAGGACTAGCTTTAGGTGGCTCTAAAGCAACTTCTGCTCATGTTTATCTTACTGCAGATTGCTTGCCTCAAGGCAgctttggctagcaaagatggggaaAATGAAAGCATACGAAGTACACATTCGAGCCCAGATATATTAAGAGACATTAGGATCAGTCATGCATCCCCCGCATCCGGGCACCCAAGGGAAGAAGCTGGATGTCTAGAGGTATTCATTTTCCAAGCTGAAATTCATAGCACAACTTTTTCTTGATCAAAATTTTTAATGCAAAGCTGCAAAAATAGTTCTAACTAGCCACAGATACCATTAGACTCATATACTCGGATGATTCTTCTTTGCCTGAAAGTTTGGTGTGTTTACTAGTCTATCTAGTGAACATACATATATATCTTGTAGCATGTATTATATGAGGGTAAAGGCATTCTGTTTTACAAAAATGAAGTTATAGAGATACTTGACTGCATTTGCCGAACAACTTTAAATACAACGTAAGCATCAGCAGAGCTAGCACACAGTATAATCAATCTAATTTTCTACATTGTAATATGGAAGAATCGAAGCAACGGTACTCCTACAAGGCAGACCAAGCCAAACTTCGAATTGTCAGACATGCTTGTCAGCGATCCATCTTCGTGGCTTGATGGTTGTAATGGCAAC contains:
- the LOC125530055 gene encoding kinesin-like protein KIN-14P (The sequence of the model RefSeq protein was modified relative to this genomic sequence to represent the inferred CDS: added 157 bases not found in genome assembly) translates to MASPEREAVAATAIVEDMLRMHGEGLGGGGGVGEVLVMGRNIDMAWRKAEVAAVRRNEAANWLRRTVGVVCAKNLAEEPSEEEFRVGLRNGIILCNAVNKIQPGTVPKVVEVQSVSTIPSDGSALCAYQYFENVRNFLTGLQDLGLPTFEVSDLEKGGQGVRVVDCVLALKSFAETKQLGKQSLFKHGGIVKPSMSAKCSVRKNEPFMKAMTRSHSAELLRDGVSLEQTLGLDCSLEPAETITSDSIRMLVQTILSDKKPEEVPLLVESLLSKVIHEFERRMANQNDLVKYTIDPNDSSSVCKTESSDTPQEMEATSTSDHGKMDEEDHESVTNHVKTDEEDNSCVTNNVKMDDEDHNSVGSTGDVSAVVLVNGDSVAKDIQARADIHFELQKKQIQDMKSNLCTVKSGIEQFKLQYSEDLAKLGNHLRTISHAASGYHKVLEENRKLYNQIQDLRGNIRVYCRVRPFLPGKVSSSSCVAGIEDRTITLMTSSKQGKDARKSFTFNRVFGPLATQAEIFVDMQPLVRSVLDGYNVCIFAYGQTGSGKTFTMSGPKILTEEGLGVNYRALNDLFDIQAQRRDTFCYEISVQMMEIYNEQVRDLLHSGPNKKLEIRNSSQNGIAVPDANRVPVASTSDVVDLMNLGQKNRAVCSTAMNERSSRSHSCVTVHVQGRDLTSGTVLRGCMHLVDLAGSERVDKSEVVGDRLKEAQHINKSLAALGDVIASLAQKNAHVPYRNSKLTQLLQDSLGGQAKTLMFVHIAPEPDAVGESISTLKFAERVASVELGAAKTNKEGGEVKELKEQIACLKAALASKDGENESIRSTHSSPDILRDIRISHASPASGHPREEAGCLENRSNGTPTRQTKPNFELSDMLVSDPSSWLDGCNGNNTWLRSSNSLPELGPDATHDLALYQRSSPDQQWSRAGSVATEDSDDGEVETTCSSEQDSVRPASAPKASVTANGGGSVAKKAQTKSVKSTDIRGINPAKRTSPLPKKANGTAHIPIKNGKQSTLGGVDGKKTPNGKVSTKK